The sequence AGTTCCATCTCTATTTGGACAAGTAAATCCACCATCAAGGGATAATTTAATTACCTTTTGTCCAAATTGCTTTCTCAACTCATAGTTTAATGAATGATACCTTTTATCTCCCCATCTCATATAGCATCTCCTACCTTATTTGTTATTTTTCCTCTTCTTACGAGTAATCATATGTCTTTGGGGTTGTAATGTTATTTCTGTAACAACAGTTCCATATCTTTGGACTAAAATTGTCTCTACTGCATTTGCTACACACTCAGGTGTTATATAGCTTTCTTCAATATCTCCTTCTCTAAAATCAAGATGTTCATAAAAAGGAGTCTTAGTCATATCAGGATAAATAGTTACAACTTTAACTCCTTTTTTTCTAGTCTCATCAAATAAGCTTCTACTGAAATGTGCCAATCCAGCTTTAGTAGCAGCATAAGCACATCCATAGGTGCTGGATTTTTTGGCAGTTATAGAAGATATATTTATAACATATCCCGAGGTCTTTTTTAAGTCCCTTAATAACAATTGGGTTAACACCAAAGGTGCCTCTAAATTAGTAGCCACCATTGTATGGATTTTTTTAGGATTAAGCTCTTCATGGGGACCAAAATATCCTACTCCCGCATTATTTACAAGTATATATATTTCTTCCTTTTTTCTTATCTTTTTTATTTTCTCTGCAAGTTTATAAGTTTCAGTTATATCGCATACAACCTCTATGAAATTATCATTTTCTATTCGAGCTTTAGAAAAATTTCTTGCAATACCATAGACTCTATATCCAAGGTCTAGAAGT comes from Caldisalinibacter kiritimatiensis and encodes:
- a CDS encoding SDR family oxidoreductase — encoded protein: MKTAIVTGASSGIGLEITKKLLDLGYRVYGIARNFSKARIENDNFIEVVCDITETYKLAEKIKKIRKKEEIYILVNNAGVGYFGPHEELNPKKIHTMVATNLEAPLVLTQLLLRDLKKTSGYVINISSITAKKSSTYGCAYAATKAGLAHFSRSLFDETRKKGVKVVTIYPDMTKTPFYEHLDFREGDIEESYITPECVANAVETILVQRYGTVVTEITLQPQRHMITRKKRKNNK